Sequence from the Seonamhaeicola sp. ML3 genome:
TAATTGAGTGTTGTCTGAAATTGGGATTTTTACGAACCCATCGGCATTGATAAAGTTTAAACCAATTCCTCCTTTAAATTCGTTATCTATTTCATCGGGTAATTGCATGTCTATAATGCTGGAAATACCATCTCCATATATGGCGCTAGTACCGTTTTTATAGACATTAACTTTTTTAGTTATGTAAGGGTTAAATGCAGAAATGAGTCCGAAAAAATGTCCGGATTGATACATTTTTATACCATCCCAAAGTAATAAGTTCTGGTCGTGTGTTCCTCCTCTTACATTAATATTCGAAACGGTTTCGTCGGTACTTAAAACCCCAGGTAAGAACTGAATGGTCTGCAACACATCGGGTTCAATTAATCCCGGTAAAATGCCAAAACTTTCAGGTTTTATCGTTACAGAACCATCATTAAGTTTTGTTAATCCAGTGGTTAAGTAGTTGTTGATGACGACTTCCTCTAGTTTTTGAACCCTAAAACTGGTACGCTTTTTTTTTATGGGCTTTATTACAATAAATCTATTGTTCAGTAATTCAAAATCTAGTTTAGTCTCTTTTTTTAGCAGCCGCAGTACCTCTTCAAGAGGGAGTTCCTTTGGTGGTAATGTGGCTGTTTTGTCTTCTATGGTTTTGTCCGCATAAGAAAAGCTCACATTATATGACTCTTCTAAAATTTTTAAAATAGCAGTAAGGGGTTGTTTTTCTTTTTGAATGCTTTGTGCCCTTGAATGAGAAGCATTCAAAAAAAATAACAAGACAAAAAAGGGAAGTAGGTGCTTGCTTTTATTCACGCTTTAAAATTATAGTATCGTTAGATTGACTATAAGTTAAGTGTAAAGGTAATGTAATAGATTTTAATGCAACCTCAATACTGTCGTGAGTAAAATTGCCGGTAAACTTTTCGTTAGAATCTACGCCAATCAAAGTAATATTTACATTGTATTGTCTCTCAAATTCTTGAATAACCTGTTTGTATGGTAGACTTTTAAATTGGCTTTCGTTATTAAGCCACGAAGGAGTTAAGCCGTTTTCTTTTTCTTTAGCAATAATTTCCCCATCTAAAATTAAAAAACTGTCGCCAGGATTTAATTTTGTCTCTTGAGAATTGAACGTAACGCCAACTAAACCTTCGTAGCAAATAACCTCAAAGTAATTTTTTCTTTGTTTTACATTAAATTGTGTTCCATAAACAGTAACAGTACCTGTTTCTGTTCTAACGTTGAAAGAAGAGCCTTTTGCGACCTTAAAAAAGGCTTCGCCTTGTAACTCTACTTCTCTGTTGTTTTTCCAGGAACTTTTGTTGAATATCAGGGCCGATTCGGCATTCAAGGCCACGCTTGAGTTGTCTGGCAATTCAACTGTGGTTTTTTGAGCCAAATCTGTGGTAATGGTAGTGTCTATTGTGGTGGTGTAATAATAAAGACTGAAGCATATTGCTAAAATTGCAGC
This genomic interval carries:
- a CDS encoding FecR family protein translates to MNKGKMEREELILKWLNNELNDQELQAFKSLEDYDDLVMLNNNLHAFKAPEYDANKELEHVLSSITKKKTEKNLWLKPLMRVAAILAICFSLYYYTTTIDTTITTDLAQKTTVELPDNSSVALNAESALIFNKSSWKNNREVELQGEAFFKVAKGSSFNVRTETGTVTVYGTQFNVKQRKNYFEVICYEGLVGVTFNSQETKLNPGDSFLILDGEIIAKEKENGLTPSWLNNESQFKSLPYKQVIQEFERQYNVNITLIGVDSNEKFTGNFTHDSIEVALKSITLPLHLTYSQSNDTIILKRE